Proteins encoded within one genomic window of Bacillus sp. 1NLA3E:
- a CDS encoding carbon-nitrogen hydrolase family protein, which produces MLDKLKVSMIQMQVTNQVEENVNKAIELIIEAGKSDPDVIILPENFHMMGRKDEFFETAETLDGPTLTRLRELAKELGTYIVAGTMRLRFPETEKLKNICCVINPEGEIQDMYNKIHTFNAQVGGRTYSGRKLEEAGDEIVVTSIKGIPVGLSVCFDLRFPEMFRILALKGAKVILVPAIFMLHTGKDHWEVLLRARAIENQVYIVAPATYGTFPPHNEWSYGRSMVVDPWGVVVAQASDKTGVITVDLDLDWLEDVRKRVPTLSQRRPDVYDWEELDK; this is translated from the coding sequence ATGTTAGATAAACTAAAAGTGTCAATGATCCAAATGCAAGTGACCAATCAGGTTGAAGAAAATGTAAACAAAGCAATTGAATTAATAATAGAAGCAGGGAAAAGCGATCCAGATGTCATCATCCTCCCCGAGAATTTCCACATGATGGGTAGAAAGGACGAATTTTTTGAAACAGCAGAAACTCTAGATGGCCCTACGCTTACCAGACTTAGGGAATTAGCGAAAGAATTAGGAACATACATAGTAGCTGGAACCATGAGACTGAGATTTCCAGAAACAGAAAAATTAAAAAATATTTGCTGTGTCATTAATCCTGAAGGAGAAATACAAGATATGTACAATAAAATACATACCTTCAATGCTCAAGTGGGTGGCAGAACCTATTCCGGAAGAAAGCTAGAGGAAGCCGGGGATGAGATTGTTGTAACATCAATAAAGGGAATTCCGGTTGGATTAAGTGTTTGTTTTGATTTGCGTTTCCCAGAAATGTTTCGCATTCTCGCTTTAAAGGGTGCAAAGGTCATCCTAGTTCCAGCGATATTTATGCTTCACACTGGTAAGGATCACTGGGAAGTATTATTACGAGCAAGAGCCATTGAAAATCAAGTATATATCGTGGCCCCTGCAACCTATGGAACATTTCCACCCCATAATGAATGGAGTTATGGTAGGAGTATGGTAGTTGATCCTTGGGGTGTGGTTGTAGCCCAAGCTTCAGATAAGACAGGCGTAATAACAGTTGATCTTGATTTAGATTGGCTTGAAGATGTCAGGAAAAGGGTACCGACACTCTCCCAACGCCGACCCGATGTCTATGATTGGGAGGAACTTGATAAATAG